The genomic stretch AGATCGAGCTTCCCGATCCCTACGAGAACATGGGTGCCCAGATGGTGCGCGAGGTCGCTTCCAAGACCTCCGACATCGCCGGCGACGGCACCACGACCGCCACGGTCCTCGCCGAGGCCATCTACCGTGAAGGTCTCAAGAACGTGACCGCGGGCTCCAACCCGGTCTACCTCAAGCGCGGTATCGACAAGGCCGTCGAGGCCGTCGTCGCGCAGCTCCAGAAGGTCTCCAAGAAGGTCGAAGACCGCGCCGAGATCCGCCAGGTCGCGACCGTCTCCGCCAACTGGGACGAGACGATCGGCGACATCATCGCCGAGGCCATGGACAAGGTCGGCAAGGACGGCACGATCACGGTCGAAGAGGCCAAGTCGATCGAGACCACCCTCGACGTCGTCGAAGGCATGCAGTTCGACAAGGGTTACCAGAGCCCCTACTTCTCGACCAACGCCGAGACGATGGAGGCCGTGCTCGAGGATCCCTACATCCTCATCAACGAGAAGAAGATCTCCTCGCTCAACGACCTGCTCCCGATCCTTCAGGCCGTCGCCAAGACCGGCAAGCCGTTCCTGATCATCTCCGAGGAGGTCGAGGGTGAAGCCCTCGCCGCGCTCGTGGTGAACAAGATCCGCGGCACGCTCAACGCCTGCGCCGTGAAGGCTCCGGGATTCGGCGATCGTCGCAAGGCCATGCTCGAGGACATCGCGATCCTCACCGGCGGCCGCTGCATCACCGAGGACCTCGGCATCAAACTCGAGAACGTCCAGATCTCCGACCTCGGCCGTGCCAAGCGCGTGACCGTCGACAAGGAGAACACGACGATCGTCGAGGGTGCGGGCTCCGGTTCCGACATCCAAGGCCGTGTGAAGCAGATCCGTCGTCAGATCGACGAGACCACCTCCGACTACGACCGTGAGAAGCTCCAGGAGCGCCTCGCGAAGCTCGCGGGCGGCGTGGCCGTGATCAACGTCGGTGCCGCCACCGAGCCCGATATGAAGGAGAAGAAGGCCCGCGTCGAAGACGCCCTCCACGCCACCCGTGCGGCGGTCGAGGAAGGCATCGTCCCCGGCGGTGGCGTCGCGCTGCTCCGCTGTGTGTCCGCCATCGACTCGCTCAAGCTCGAGGGAGACGAGAAGGTGGGTGCCGCGATCGTCCGCAAGGCGATCGAGTTCCCCCTCCGCCACCTCTGCTCGAACGCCGGTGTCGAAGGTTCCGTGGTCGTGAAGGAAGTCGTGAAGCTCTCCGGCAACGAGGGCTACAACGTCGCCACCGACAAGTACGAGGACCTCGTCAAGGCTGGTGTCGTCGACCCGACCAAGGTGACCCGTTCCGCTCTGCAGAACGCCGCCTCGATCGCCGGTCTGCTCCTGACCACCGAGTGCATGATCACCGAGATTCCCGAGAAGAAGGAAGCCGCTCCGGCCCATCCTCCGGGCGGTGGTATGGACTACTGATCCGAGCTCGAAACGGATTCTTTCCGATTCCGATGTGGAACGGCGCCCTGCTCGCGGGGCGCCGTTTCCGTTTCTCGGGACCCGTTCGTTGGTCGGCGCGCTGCCGCCGCCGCCAGTCTTCCGCGGCCGGAATCCCGCGGACGATAAAGATCAGTCCTCGCCGGTGCGCGAGCGTTGGTCGCGCCACTCGCGCCACTCCTTCTTGAAGTCGATCCGCCAGCGCACGCGCACGCGCAGGTCGATGTCGGTCTCGTCGCCGTAGCGTCGAGCCGCGATCGCGGCGCCGATCTGCCATTGGCCTCGGCTGTTGAAGGTGAAGCGCGACGGCACGTCGTAGACCACGCTCGGCGTCACGGTCACGAAGTTGGTTTCCTCGCCGTCGAAGGTGTGCGCCCAGCCCAGCGACAGACCGTAGGTCAGGGCGTTGCGCTTGTAGAGGCCGCCGAGCACGATGCGCGCGAAGTCGTCCTTGGGTTCGTACTCGCGGATCTCGCCTTCGGCGGAAGACGGGACGAGCACGTCGTAGGAGAGATTCAGGAACGCCTCCAAGTTCGGTATCGTGGGACTGGGGCGAGCGAACGTGGTGAACACCGAGTAGCGGTTGACGCCGTCGGTCAGCTCGTAAGGGCTGCCGGGAATCGGACGCACGACGACGAAGCCCGCGGCGGCGTCCACCGTCTGATCGATCGACGGCGTCCAACGGCGCTTGAAGCTGAGGCGCAGGTTGGCCACGCCGGCGTCTTCGCCGTCCTTGAACGGATTGGCGAAGTAGGGTTCGACCTCGAACTCCCCTTCGGTGCGTCTGTTGAAACCGTAGATCAGGCCGACGGGAAAGCGGACGTGATCCTCGCGCAAGAGATCGCTGAAGTGCGGCTGGACGGAGAGTCGGAGCGTCTTGCGCTCCTGAGTGTCGGGAAGGATCGCTTCGAAGATGCCGCGCACGCGCGTGTCGCTCCATTTCCAGAGCCGTTGCAGCGTGCCTTCCTCGGGGTTCGGCGTTTCGACGGCGGACGGCGACGCATCCCCGTCGGACGCGTGGACCGACGTGACCGCTGCGAGCACGAAGGCGGCTAGGACATGAAGGCGAAGCATGAGCAAGATTCCGGATTCTCGGTTACGAGCATCCCGCCGGAACTCCGGTCGGAGGCAAGTCGACGAATGCTCACTGCCGAGTTATCGAGCGACCAGCAGCTCGTCAGCCCAGCGCCGTCACCCTTGCCTCGCGTCCATGAGCACCGCCACCGACCACTACGACGTCACCGGTGTTCCGCCCGATCAGACGCTGTCCCAAGGGCGACTGCGGCGTGATGACACACACGATCGACCCATTGATGGGGACGTCGAGGCCACCCGCCTTGGGACCGAGGAGATAAAGCGAGCGTTCTCCTCCCATCTCGAGTTCGACCAACGCTCCGACTTCGGCGCGTTCGCCCGGTCCGAAGGTGCGCGGTGTCATCGCCTCGTAGGCGAGGATGGCCTCCTTGTACTCGTTGGCGACGCGATCTTGTTCGTCGACGACGTATTGGTTCTCGAGCGCGCGGTTCTCGCGTTGGCTTTCGGAGGTGTCTTCGTCCGGGAGCGCCTCTTCGTTCGCCATCTTCTTGGCCTCGCTCAAGATGTGCAGCTTTTCCTGCAAGTGTGCGACGACGGACGCGAGGAGGGCTTGTTTGTCGATCATGGCGCGGCGGATTGAAGGGTCGTCCGAACGGGAGCGGGGAGGCGATTCGGCGTTGGGTGGGGCGGACCAAAGGAACTATGTCGAAAAGCGCCGTGGTTTCGAGACCTTCGCGTCGCTTTCTCGTCGATCGCCGCAGCTTGCGATGCCCGGTCGATCGATGCAGGTTTGCGTCATGAACCGCTCGATCATGCCAGGGTCGCGTCGGTGGCCGCGGGAGCTCCGAGCATGGCTCGGAGTCGCGTTCGTCTTGGGCCTCGGCGACGGGCTGGCGGGCTCGACGCGCAATGACGCGATCGGATCGTTTTCCGACGCGGAGATTCGAGCCCTCTACGCCAGCACCGGGGAGTCCGTCTCGCGCGCGCAGACTCCTCTGGTCGCCGAATTCGGAGGCGACCCGATCGAACTCGAGGCTTACGTGGTCAAAGGCGATCCGACGCTGTTGCTTGCTGCCGTTCGACGCTACCTCGAGCTCGGTCCGCTCTCGGTCCGTATGCGGGTGGCCGAGTTGTCGCCCGTGCTCGATCGGCAGGTGCAATTCTCGGGGCGGGCCGGCGAACAGTTCTTCCTCGCCTCGGCTCCCGGTCGGCCGGCGGACGCACCCGCCTTGGTTCGGGTGGACCAAGGCGACTTGCGCACCGTTGGGCGGATGGTGGCGAACGCCGTGCGGAATGTCGTGCCGCCGCGGTGACATGAAGCTTCGGAGGCGATTGTGTCCGGATCGCCGACATCCGTTCGACGTCCGCGCGTGAAACAGGCTTTCCGCGTCGGAGCGCGCGTGCCTTGATGCGAGTGGAGAATGCGCGACAACCAGTACCAGCTTTTCCGGGATCTCGATCGCCGTTGCGTCGCCGGCGGGATGGATGCGGCGGAGTGTGCGGAAGCCGTGAGGCTGAAGCGAGCGTCCATCGATTCGGATCGGATGCGGGAGATCCCGCTCGTCCGCGACGTGTTGGAGGGCCGTACGACGTTCGTCGCCGCCTACGATCGTTGCTCGCGAGCTCTTCGTGGTTTGAGGCGCTTCGTGCCGCGACGTCACGACGGCGAGTGGAACGATCAAGTCGCGCAATTGGGTGCCGTGGTACCCAACGTCTCACACTTCCGCCGACGCAGCTTGTTCGCACTGGACAACCCCGTGGCCTGCACGATCTACGGTCTCGCGGCGGCGGCGGGGGTCGCCGTCGTCCTCGCCCACGCGAGTCGTGAAGACGACGACGTGACCGAAGGATTGATCGATGCGGCGGGCGGGGGCGACGTCGCCGGGCAGTCGTTCGTCATGCTGTTTCTGCTCTTCGGAATCGTGGGCTTCACGATCGGATCGTACGGAATGCTCAAGTATCGCACGCGAGATTCGAAGACCATCCATGCGCGGGAAGCGGCAACCTACATGGACGTCAACTACGGCTATTATCGCAACGGCGACGATGCGGCATGGGCCGCTTGTATCCGAAAAGCGGATGCATCCGCCCCGGAGACCGGGGGGCGGATTCGGGCAACGGTGAAGCGCTCATGACGTCCGGTGCGCGGATCGAAGCGCTCGCGTCTCCTTCGGGGAAACGCCGACGTCGATTGGTGTTCGCCTGCGTCGTGGTGGCACTGAGTTTGTACGGTTGGTTCTTGGCCCGACACATGGGTGCAGTGGCCGGTGGCGCGGACAGTTCCGGATACTTCAATCAAGCGCGTGCGTTGTCCGAGTTGGAGACGCACGTGCCGGTGAGAGAATTGCCGGGATTGTCGCTGCAGCAGGCACCGACCGACTACCTCTACGTGCCGCTCGGTTTTCGACCGACCAAGGACAAGGAGGCGCTTGCCATGACCTACCCGATCGGTCTGCCGCTTCTGATCGCAGCGTCGGCGGCGGTCGTGGGGTGGGTGCACGCCGGAGGAGTGGTGATGTGGCTGCACGCGATGGGCGCGCTCTTCGTCGTCTACGCGTTGGGTCGCTCGCTCGATCTGTCGAGTCCGTGGGCCGCCGTGGGAGCGGCGATCGTGGCGGTCTCGGCAGTGTACGTCTGCATGGCGCTGCAAGCGATGAGCGACGTCCCGTCGCTGACTTGGGTGACGTTGGCCGTGCTCGCCGCGTGGAAGTCGAGGCAAGCATCGACTCCGGGTCGTGGAGCAGCGTTGGCGGCTGGTGCCGGAGCGGCTTTCGCGTTGGCGGTCTTGATCCGTCCGACGAACTCGCTGGCGTTGATTCCGTTGCTGCTCGCGCTGGGCTTTTCGTGGCGGCGCATGCTCGCGTTCGGTCTCGCGGGGCTGCCTGGTGCCGCGCTGCTCGCGTGGCACAACCACGCGGCGTACGGCGCGGTCTTTTCCAGTGGGTACGGGAACATCGCGGGCATCATGAGCTGGGCGATCGTGCCGCGTACGCTTCTGCACTACGCGACATGGCTGCCCGTGCTCTTCGGCCCGCAGGTGCTGCTCGTGCCGCTGCTCCCTTTCGTGGGCGGGAGGTTTCGGCGCGTGGAGGCTTGGGTGCTCGTGACGTGGGCGACGCTGTTTCTCGGCTTCTTCGTGGCTTACTATCACACGCACGAGACGTGGTGGTACCTGCGCTTCGTGTTGCCGATGATGCCGGCGGGCGTGCTCGGCGGTTTGCTCGTGTTGGATGCCTGGTCGAGGAGATTCGGTGCGCGAACCAGGCGTCGATTCGTCCTCGCGGCGGCTGTGGTTTCGATCGGCGTGCCGTTGCACTGGACCGACCGTCTCAATGCGGAGGAAAGCGGATACGGAGAACGAGTGTATCCCGAGATGGTCGAGTGGGTGCGCGCCAACGTCCCGCCGGACGGGGTGATCGTGTGCATGCAAGCGAGCGGGGCACTGTATTTCTCCACTGGATACACGATCGTGCGTTGGGACGTGATCCCGCGGGACCGGATGAACGAGGTGGTCGTGCCTCTCGACACCTCGGGATTGCCGGTGTTCGCGGTCTTGTGGGCGTTCGAGTACCCTCGCGCACTCGAAGCGCTCGGAGGCGAGTGGGTCGAAGAGGGCCGGGTGCGCGACGTCACGATCTGGCGACGGGTGACGCCCACAGCGGAGATCCCCTGATCGCCGCGCTTCCGGTCAGCGTCGGTCGGCGAGTGCTCCGGCGACTGCTTCGGCGAGGTCGCGACTGGAGCAGGGCTTCTGCAGGAGCCGGACGTCGACCGCGCGTCCCTGCACGCGGGAAGTCAGTTCGGCGGAGTAGCCCGAGGTCACGATGACGCGCAGGTCGGGCCGGCGGGCGCGGAGACGATCGGCCAGTTCGAGCCCGGTCATTTGCTCGGGCATCACCATGTCGGTGAGGAGCAGGTCGAAGCTTCCATCGGTGGCCTTCCATTTTTCCAACGCGTCGATCCCGTTGCGCGCTTCGGTGACGGTGTAGCCGCATGCGCGCAGGACTCGGGCGGAGACTTGCCGCACGCCGGGCTCGTCTTCGACGAGCAGGATGGTCCCCGAGCCGTGCGGCAAGGGTGCCGCCGACGATGTCGTTTCGTCGTCCATGGCCACTTCCTTCGAGGCGGGGAGGTGGACGGCGAAGGTGGTGCCTACGCCCCGCTTCGTGGCGACGTCGACCCAGCCGAGGTGTTGCTTCACGATGCCGGAAACGGTGGCCAAGCCGAGGCCGGTGCCTTTCCCGACCTCTTTGGTGGTGAAGAAGGGTTCGAAGATGTGTGGAAGGACTTCCTCGGGAATTCCGGTGCCCGTATCCGAAACTCGGAGACGCACGAAACGGCCCGCCCGCGTGTCGGGGGAGAGCGGGGTTTGGGCAGCGGTGACGTCCACCGTGTCGGTCTTGATCTCGAGACGGCCGCCGGCGGGCATGGCGTCGCGGGCGTTGATGCAGAGGTTGAGCAGGACTTGTTCGATCATGCCGGCATCGGCGAGGACCGGCGGTAGTGTCGAGTTCGACACGAAGTCGATGGCGATGTTCTCGCCGAGGAGACGGCGGATCATCTTGAGCAGGTTGTCGATCAAACCGTTGAGGTCGACCA from Opitutales bacterium ASA1 encodes the following:
- the groL gene encoding chaperonin GroEL; amino-acid sequence: MFDEAARQKILRGVEMLAKAVTVTLGPKGRNVVIDKKFGSPTVTKDGVSVAKEIELPDPYENMGAQMVREVASKTSDIAGDGTTTATVLAEAIYREGLKNVTAGSNPVYLKRGIDKAVEAVVAQLQKVSKKVEDRAEIRQVATVSANWDETIGDIIAEAMDKVGKDGTITVEEAKSIETTLDVVEGMQFDKGYQSPYFSTNAETMEAVLEDPYILINEKKISSLNDLLPILQAVAKTGKPFLIISEEVEGEALAALVVNKIRGTLNACAVKAPGFGDRRKAMLEDIAILTGGRCITEDLGIKLENVQISDLGRAKRVTVDKENTTIVEGAGSGSDIQGRVKQIRRQIDETTSDYDREKLQERLAKLAGGVAVINVGAATEPDMKEKKARVEDALHATRAAVEEGIVPGGGVALLRCVSAIDSLKLEGDEKVGAAIVRKAIEFPLRHLCSNAGVEGSVVVKEVVKLSGNEGYNVATDKYEDLVKAGVVDPTKVTRSALQNAASIAGLLLTTECMITEIPEKKEAAPAHPPGGGMDY